From Candidatus Hydrogenedentota bacterium:
GCCGAACCGGCCAACGCCGCGCCATACAAGGCATTACCCGTGAATCAGGAAGTCTTTGACCCGCAGAAGGCGTTCGATCCCTTCGACCGGGAGTTCAACTGGCAGGCCTTGAACGATTTTGTACCCCTCGACCATCAGGAGTTCCTGGATACCGACACGTACGGTCATTCAGGGGAAACCGGTCACGGCCCCCGGAGAGCCGAATAGGACCCGGGGTTCAACACGTCAAACCAATACCGCACACGCGACACAACAATGGAAAGGTTCCCATACCCAATGTTTGGACGGAGAGAGCAGACTCGCCGTGAAGAATTGGTCAATTCCGCCACCCATGGCGTGGCTGTAGCGCTCAGCATCGCGGCCCTCACCGTGCTGGTGGTATTCTCGAGCCTTCAAGGCGACCCGTGGAAGATCGTGGGGTTCAGCATATACGGCGCGTCGCTTATCGCCCTGTACACTGCGTCCACGGTGTATCACGCCGTTCCGTCGCGGCGTTTTCGCCCCTTCTTGCGCCGGCTCGATCATTCGTGCATCTATTTGCTCATCGCAGGCACCTATACGCCTTTCGTGCTGGTCGTCGTGCGCGACGCCTGGGGCTGGACCTTGTTCGGTCTCGTGTGGGCGTCGGCTATCACGGGGATTCTCTTCAAGATCTTCTATACCGGGCGGTTCGAAATCGTCTCGACGCTATGGTATGTGATGATGGGCTGGACAGCGATCATCGCCATCAAGCCTCTCATCCAGACCATGCCCGCCGGCGTATGGCCCTGGCTGGTGGGCGGCGGATTATGCTACACCTTCGGCGTTCTGTTCTATGCCATGGGAAAACTGCGTTACAACCACGCGGTCTGGCACCTGTTTGTGCTGTGCGGAAGCCTGCTCCACTTCCTCTCGTTCCTGCTCTTTGTCCTGCCCGAGAACGGATGAGCCAGAATTCGCCTGCGAGACGCTGCCCCGCCGGTAAGCGAGACTCCGCACGCCGATGCGGCGCACGCCATGCGTTGCTGCCCCCCCACACACCGGTACTATCCTGTAACTGTTACCTCATACGAGATGCGCAGGAAAGTCCCCTCAGGACCCGAGGCCGGCTCTTCACACAGGCATTCGATGGTCGCGGGACCGGCTTCCGTGAAGGTATGCGTCATCGCGTCCCCTTGGCCTGCGGGCTTTCCATTCACGGTCCAGGTGTACTTTCCGTATCCCGGGATTGCGCGCAGGGTGAACTCGACCTTCGCGGGTACCTTCCACTCGATTGCAGGCACCTTGGCTACCATCGTTGAATCCTTTGCGGACGTAATGGTCTGGCCCCCCCGAGAAGCGGTATATTCCACAATCGCAAGTCCAGGCTTCTGAAACACATAGAACAGCCGGACGGCGCCGGTGCCCTCCGCAACGACGGTATCGTTTACCTTCCACGTGCAGGTCGCGCCCTCGATGGCATCGAGCTGCAAGTCCAGCGCCTGCCCTTCGTAATAGACCTCCGGCAAGGTGAAAGTCACCTCCGCCGTCCCCAGGGATGTGACCAGTCCCATGCGCTTGCGCAATTCCTCTACCGTGATCCCCATCGAGGCGGCCACCTTCTCCAACGTTCCCGGCATCTCATCCAGCGGCGTAAACACTTGCAGCTTCAGGTCGCCTGAAGAGGTCTTGAGCACAAGGTCGTAGCTGCCGACTTCACAATACTCGGTTGGAGTGAGTCTCAGTGCCCCGTCCGATCTGTCATAACGGAACATCTCGTCATAGTCGTGGCCGCTTGCCCAAAGCTTGATCTCCCCCATCTCGGCAGCGGGCAGCAGCTGTCCGTCCCGCGTGAGCACCGTTGCCACGGACTCATCGGTGCGATGGAATACAAGAACATCGGGCTCGGCCTTCAACGCCGCCGCAGCCGCGGGAGCGGCCGCCACAACAATCACCCCAAATGCGACCAGAGCAATGAACGTCTCCGCCGGGACATTCCGTCTGCTGATCCTCCTGACCCCGATTAGTGTGTTCCATCGCATGTTTCAAGCCTCCTCGACAAAATCGCCCTTCATTCATTCCACCGGACAGCACTCGCAGGCATCCTGCCATCAGGCCTGCAGACCCGGAAAGACACCGCTATCATATTTATTCCCAGACACATTTCACAGTTCCCGGGACTTCTTTGACGGAAAGATGGGACTCCTCAAGAAGAGACGCGTGCGGCGCTAGAGATTACGAGCGCGAGGGGTGCCGCATTCTCGAAATGACGGCAGGTCAACTCAGGTTTTCGCCGTGTTCTCGCTCGTACCAGGCTCGCCAGGATTCAGCATAATTGCCTATCCAGTCCAAGACGGCCTGAGCTCCGAGGTCCCGTCGTGCTTTC
This genomic window contains:
- a CDS encoding hemolysin III family protein, translated to MFGRREQTRREELVNSATHGVAVALSIAALTVLVVFSSLQGDPWKIVGFSIYGASLIALYTASTVYHAVPSRRFRPFLRRLDHSCIYLLIAGTYTPFVLVVVRDAWGWTLFGLVWASAITGILFKIFYTGRFEIVSTLWYVMMGWTAIIAIKPLIQTMPAGVWPWLVGGGLCYTFGVLFYAMGKLRYNHAVWHLFVLCGSLLHFLSFLLFVLPENG